The Sylvia atricapilla isolate bSylAtr1 chromosome 13, bSylAtr1.pri, whole genome shotgun sequence genome includes a region encoding these proteins:
- the LIPC gene encoding hepatic triacylglycerol lipase, whose product MKSLQLHSFLLLSCIIVSANTYEGKEKEALESQSEHTTTKKDQQNIETKFRLYTDSAEGSCQIFINQLETLDKCSFNTSLPLVMIVHGWSVDGILESWIWKMAAALKSQRKPLNVVIADWLTLAHQHYPIAVQNTRTTGQEIAQLLQWLEESVQFSRSNVHLIGYSLGAHVSGFAGSFINGTKKIGRITGLDPAGPLFEGMSPTDRLSPDDANFVDAIHTFTKQHMGLSVGIKQPVAHFDFYPNGGTFQPGCHILQVYNHIAKFGITGITQTVKCAHERSVHLFIDSLLHKDKQSTAYWCNDINTFNKGLCLSCKKNRCNTLGYNIREERLPKSRQLFLKTRAHMPFKVYHYQFKIHIINEILGKPIDPAFTMSLAGTKEDAKNLHIPLVEGITGNQTYSFLITLDTDIGDLIMIKLKWEGTPVWENIWDTFQTIIPWTKGTRRPGLIVKAIRVKAGETQQKYTFCPQSIDNIHLHPSQVKTFVRCEDRFQRQNRK is encoded by the exons AGGCACTGGAATCACAGAGTGAACACACTACAACAAAGAAAGATCAGCAAAATATAGAAACCAAATTTCGACTCTACACAGATTCAGCTGAAGGCAGCTGCCAGATTTTTATTAATCAGTTGGAGACTCTTGATAAATGCAGTTTCAATACCTCTCTTCCTCTGGTGATGATAGTCCATGGCTGGTCG GTGGATGGGATATTAGAAAGCTGGATTTGGAaaatggcagcagctctgaagtcTCAGCGTAAGCCCCTGAACGTGGTCATTGCAGACTGGCTCACGCTGGCTCACCAGCACTACCCCATCGCCGTGCAGAACACACGCACCACGGGCCAGGAGatagcacagctcctgcagtggcTGGAG GAATCCGTTCAATTTTCCAGAAGCAATGTTCATCTAATTGGGTACAGCCTAGGAGCTCATGTTTCAGGATTTGCTGGAAGTTTTATCAATGGTACAAAAAAGATTGGAAGAATTACAG GCCTTGACCCTGCCGGCCCCTTGTTTGAAGGAATGTCACCAACAGACCGTTTATCTCCAGATGATGCAAACTTTGTAGACGCAATTCACACCTTCACTAAACAGCACATGGGCCTCAGCGTTGGCATCAAGCAGCCTGTGGCTCATTTTGACTTTTATCCCAACGGAGGCaccttccagcctggctgtcACATCCTGCAGGTGTACAACCACATTGCAAAGTTTGGGATCACTG GTATCACTCAGACTGTGAAATGTGCCCATGAGAGGTCAGTTCATTTGTTCATTGACTCTCTGCTGCACAAGGACAAGCAAAGCACAGCATACTGGTGCAACGACATCAACACTTTCAACAAAGGACTGTGCCTCAGCTGTAAGAAGAACCGGTGTAACACCCTGGGCTACAACATcagggaggaaaggctgcccaAAAGCAGACAACTCTTCCTGAAAACAAGAGCGCATATGCCCTTCAAAG TGTATCACTATCAGTTCAAGATCCACATCATCAATGAAATCCTGGGCAAGCCGATAGACCCAGCTTTCACCATGTCTCTGGCAGGGACTAAGGAGGATGCTAAAAACCTGCATATCCCACT AGTTGAAGGTATTACTGGGAATCAAACCTACTCCTTTCTCATCACCCTGGACACTGATATCGGTGACCTCATAATGATCAAGTTGAAATGGGAAGGAACTCCAGTTTGGGAAAATATCTGGGACACATTTCAAACCATAATACCATGGACAAAAGGCACCCGCCGACCAGGACTTATAGTGAAGGCAATAAGAGTGAAAGCAGGGGAAACACAGCAAAA ataCACATTTTGCCCCCAGAGCATTGACAACATTCACCTCCATCCATCCCAAGTGAAGACATTTGTGAGGTGTGAAGATCGCTTCcagagacaaaacagaaaatga